A single Acidobacteriota bacterium DNA region contains:
- the tuf gene encoding elongation factor Tu (EF-Tu; promotes GTP-dependent binding of aminoacyl-tRNA to the A-site of ribosomes during protein biosynthesis; when the tRNA anticodon matches the mRNA codon, GTP hydrolysis results; the inactive EF-Tu-GDP leaves the ribosome and release of GDP is promoted by elongation factor Ts; many prokaryotes have two copies of the gene encoding EF-Tu) has translation LPEGVEMVMPGDNVSLDVQLITPIAMEKELRFAIREGGRTIGAGVIAEILE, from the coding sequence TTTGCCGGAGGGAGTGGAGATGGTGATGCCGGGTGACAACGTGTCGCTGGACGTGCAGTTAATCACGCCGATCGCGATGGAGAAGGAGCTTCGCTTCGCCATCCGCGAGGGCGGCCGGACGATCGGTGCCGGCGTCATCGCTGAAATTTTGGAGTAA